A genomic region of Megalobrama amblycephala isolate DHTTF-2021 linkage group LG6, ASM1881202v1, whole genome shotgun sequence contains the following coding sequences:
- the htr1fa gene encoding 5-hydroxytryptamine receptor 1F, whose protein sequence is MDTNHTYGSSPADGPSKTTCGMILLSLTLSLLAVLTTAMNCLVITAIIVTRKLHHPANYLICSLAVTDLLVAVLVMPFSIVYIVKETWVMGQIMCNIWLSVDITCCTCSILHLAAIAVDRYRSITDAVEYSRKRTSLRAAIMISVVWLLAIVVSLPPMLWRQQDEENDCIIKHDIVFTIYSTFGAFYIPLTLILILYYKIYRAAKTLYQRRGASCLKPEMNGQMLPKCSDREPTTPDTLSPPEKSVSEPSTEGDRVRIATKSPKSQSRRLRSVRRHRISSTREKKAATTLGLILGAFVICWLPFFIHEVIVNVCTSCARSLEMTNFLTWLGYLNSLINPLIYTIFNEDFKRAFQKLIKCKDCF, encoded by the coding sequence ATGGATACAAACCACACGTATGGATCTAGCCCTGCAGATGGGCCCAGCAAAACCACATGTGGCATGATTCTTCTCTCCCTCACGCTTTCGCTTCTGGCCGTACTGACCACGGCGATGAACTGCTTGGTCATCACGGCCATCATCGTCACACGCAAGCTGCACCATCCCGCAAACTATCTCATCTGCTCTTTAGCCGTGACAGACCTCTTGGTGGCCGTTTTAGTCATGCCTTTCAGCATCGTCTACATAGTAAAGGAGACGTGGGTCATGGGTCAAATCATGTGCAACATCTGGTTAAGCGTGGACATAACCTGCTGCACGTGCTCCATTCTGCACCTGGCAGCCATCGCTGTAGACCGTTACCGCTCCATCACGGACGCCGTGGAGTACTCGAGAAAGAGGACGTCTCTACGGGCCGCCATCATGATCAGCGTGGTGTGGCTCCTCGCTATAGTCGTCTCTCTGCCGCCAATGCTGTGGAGACAACAAGACGAGGAAAATGACTGCATCATTAAGCACGACATCGTCTTTACGATTTACTCCACATTTGGGGCTTTTTACATCCCGCTAACACTCATTCTCATTCTTTACTACAAGATCTACCGAGCAGCAAAGACTCTTTACCAAAGGAGAGGGGCTAGTTGCCTCAAGCCAGAGATGAATGGACAAATGCTTCCCAAATGCAGCGACAGGGAGCCGACGACCCCGGACACCCTGAGCCCTCCGGAGAAATCGGTGTCTGAACCGTCCACCGAAGGCGACAGAGTGCGCATTGCCACGAAAAGCCCAAAGTCTCAGTCTCGCAGACTGCGGTCTGTCAGGCGGCATCGCATCTCGAGTACGCGTGAAAAGAAGGCCGCCACCACTCTCGGACTCATTCTAGGGGCTTTTGTCATCTGCTGGCTGCCGTTCTTCATCCATGAGGTGATTGTCAATGTCTGTACGTCCTGTGCCCGCTCTCTTGAAATGACCAACTTTCTGACTTGGCTGGGATATCTGAACTCTCTCATCAACCCCCTGATTTACACCATCTTTAATGAGGATTTCAAAAGGGCTTTTCAGAAGTTAATCAAGTGCAAGGATTGTTTCTAA